Proteins encoded within one genomic window of Chlorobaculum sp. MV4-Y:
- the sixA gene encoding phosphohistidine phosphatase SixA — MKTLYLVRHAKAGGQDPAQADFDRTLTKRGHRQAEEMSERLRKKGITPERLISSPAQRALETAEIFADELGIERREIVQKIEIYEGGIDALVVIVRSLADEDNTVMLFGHNPTISHFVQWLTGKPADAMDTCGIAKIELDCEHWQDAAEGCGKLDWYEYPKKE; from the coding sequence ATGAAAACCCTCTACCTCGTACGCCACGCCAAGGCGGGCGGGCAAGATCCGGCCCAGGCCGACTTCGACCGCACCCTCACCAAACGGGGCCACCGCCAGGCCGAAGAGATGAGTGAGCGCCTGCGCAAAAAAGGCATCACTCCGGAACGACTCATTTCAAGCCCTGCGCAGCGGGCACTCGAAACGGCGGAGATTTTCGCGGACGAGCTGGGCATCGAGCGGCGGGAGATCGTGCAGAAGATCGAAATCTACGAGGGCGGTATTGACGCACTTGTCGTCATTGTCCGATCGCTTGCGGACGAGGACAATACGGTCATGCTCTTCGGCCACAACCCGACGATCAGCCATTTCGTCCAGTGGCTCACCGGCAAACCTGCAGATGCAATGGACACCTGCGGAATCGCGAAGATTGAGCTGGACTGCGAGCACTGGCAAGATGCAGCCGAAGGGTGCGGAAAGCTTGACTGGTATGAATACCCGAAAAAGGAGTGA
- a CDS encoding NAD(P)H-dependent glycerol-3-phosphate dehydrogenase yields MKITVLGAGSWGTTLAILLANKGHEVRLWAHRPEFARALEADRENKRYLKGVVFPENLRVIENLQEAVETAEMIVTAVPSHALRETAAAFANLPLEGKVIVNVAKGIELNTGKRMSEVLLETLPGIKPEQVAALYGPSHAEEVAQKQPTTVVACSGSEQTARLVQEAFHTNGFRVYVNNDLVGVEIAGSVKNIIAIAAGISDGLGFGDNAKAAIITRGLAEISRLSSKRGADPLTLSGLSGIGDLVVTCLSQHSRNRYVGEQIGRGRKLNEVISEMSMVAEGVLTSKAVLKLAERLGVEMPITRAVYEMLFEDKPAQQAILDLMERDPKPEHY; encoded by the coding sequence ATGAAAATCACTGTTCTCGGCGCGGGAAGCTGGGGAACCACGCTTGCCATTCTGCTTGCCAACAAGGGGCATGAGGTACGGCTGTGGGCGCATCGCCCGGAATTCGCCAGGGCGCTTGAGGCCGACCGCGAGAACAAACGCTACCTGAAGGGAGTCGTTTTCCCCGAAAATCTGCGCGTGATTGAAAATCTTCAAGAAGCGGTCGAGACGGCTGAGATGATTGTTACCGCCGTGCCCTCTCATGCGCTCAGGGAGACAGCGGCGGCGTTTGCCAACCTGCCGCTTGAGGGGAAAGTAATTGTCAACGTGGCCAAAGGCATCGAGCTGAACACCGGCAAGCGCATGTCCGAGGTACTGCTTGAAACGCTTCCCGGCATCAAACCGGAGCAGGTTGCGGCGCTTTACGGCCCGAGCCATGCCGAGGAGGTTGCCCAGAAGCAGCCGACAACCGTCGTGGCCTGCTCAGGCTCGGAACAAACAGCCCGTCTGGTTCAGGAGGCTTTTCACACCAACGGATTCCGCGTTTATGTGAACAACGACCTCGTTGGCGTCGAGATCGCCGGATCGGTCAAGAACATCATTGCCATCGCTGCCGGGATTTCTGATGGGCTTGGCTTCGGCGACAACGCCAAAGCGGCGATCATCACCCGCGGGCTGGCCGAAATCTCACGTCTCAGTTCAAAGCGCGGCGCCGATCCACTGACCCTTTCGGGCCTCTCAGGCATCGGCGATCTCGTCGTGACCTGTCTGAGCCAGCACAGCCGCAACCGCTATGTGGGCGAGCAGATTGGCAGGGGCCGGAAACTCAACGAGGTAATCAGCGAGATGAGCATGGTGGCGGAAGGAGTGCTGACCTCAAAGGCTGTCCTCAAACTGGCCGAACGCCTCGGCGTCGAAATGCCGATCACCCGCGCCGTCTATGAGATGCTCTTCGAAGACAAGCCCGCCCAGCAGGCCATCCTCGATCTGATGGAAAGGGACCCCAAGCCCGAGCACTACTGA
- the plsY gene encoding glycerol-3-phosphate 1-O-acyltransferase PlsY: protein MLTFLAIIAVAYLIGSIPTSIIAGKLLKGIDVRDFGSGNAGGTNAFRVLGWKAGLAVTLIDIAKGTVAAVPVVGFFKAHPLGAFPDMNEIALSLIAGMAAVIGHVFTVFAGFKGGKGVSTAAGMLIGIAPVSMLMVIGIFLLTVTISRYVSVGSILAAIAFPLIIAIRKYIFDLGSGLDYRFFDHWFVHDSLDYHLLIFGGIVAVAIIYTHRANIKRLFSGTENRLSFGRKS from the coding sequence ATGCTGACTTTTCTTGCTATCATCGCCGTCGCTTACCTGATCGGCTCCATTCCGACCAGCATCATTGCCGGTAAGCTGCTCAAGGGCATCGATGTCCGCGACTTCGGCAGCGGCAATGCCGGAGGCACCAACGCTTTTCGCGTGCTGGGCTGGAAGGCCGGGCTTGCCGTGACGCTCATCGATATCGCCAAGGGCACCGTGGCCGCCGTGCCAGTGGTCGGCTTTTTCAAGGCGCACCCGCTCGGTGCGTTTCCCGACATGAACGAGATCGCCCTCAGCCTGATCGCGGGCATGGCCGCAGTCATCGGCCACGTCTTCACGGTGTTTGCCGGATTCAAGGGGGGCAAAGGTGTCAGCACCGCCGCTGGCATGCTGATCGGTATCGCGCCGGTAAGCATGCTCATGGTGATCGGTATCTTCCTGCTCACCGTTACGATCTCCCGCTACGTGTCGGTGGGGTCGATACTTGCAGCCATCGCCTTTCCGCTGATCATCGCTATCCGCAAGTATATTTTCGATCTTGGCTCCGGCCTCGATTACCGCTTTTTCGACCATTGGTTCGTGCATGACAGCCTCGATTATCACCTGCTCATATTCGGAGGCATTGTGGCCGTGGCGATCATTTACACGCACCGCGCCAACATCAAGCGGCTCTTTTCTGGAACCGAAAACCGCCTGAGCTTCGGGCGAAAAAGCTGA
- the purM gene encoding phosphoribosylformylglycinamidine cyclo-ligase, producing MDYKKAGVDISAGEEFVRLIKPHVRQTFTPQVMTDIGAFGGFFQPDFAKYEKPVLVSSIDGVGTKLKIAIELGKYDTVGSCLVNHCVNDILVCGARPLFFLDYYACGKLKPEIAASVVTGMVKACRENGAALIGGETAEMPGVYDVEDFDLAGTIVGMVDQPHIINGSKIEAGDVMIGLPSTGLHTNGYSLARKVFEGRMNEKFAGLEGTVGEELLKVHRSYLPVIEPLLGTGDLRGMSHITGGGLMGNTMRIVPEGLALSVDWNSWPEPLIFDLIRREGSVPEEDMRRTFNLGLGLVMIVAKDRVDHLMGYLKSREENAYIIGEVVKA from the coding sequence ATGGATTACAAGAAAGCCGGAGTCGATATTTCTGCGGGCGAGGAGTTTGTCCGCCTTATCAAGCCTCACGTTCGCCAGACCTTCACGCCGCAGGTGATGACCGATATCGGCGCGTTCGGCGGATTCTTTCAGCCCGATTTCGCGAAGTACGAAAAACCGGTGCTGGTGAGCAGTATCGACGGCGTGGGCACCAAGCTCAAGATCGCCATCGAACTCGGCAAGTACGACACGGTTGGTTCCTGCCTGGTTAACCACTGCGTCAACGACATTCTGGTCTGCGGCGCGCGTCCGCTCTTTTTCCTCGACTACTATGCCTGCGGCAAACTCAAGCCGGAGATCGCCGCGTCGGTTGTCACCGGAATGGTGAAGGCGTGCCGTGAAAACGGCGCGGCCCTCATCGGTGGCGAGACCGCCGAGATGCCGGGCGTGTACGACGTCGAGGATTTCGATCTGGCCGGCACGATTGTCGGCATGGTCGATCAGCCGCACATCATCAACGGCTCGAAAATCGAGGCTGGCGATGTGATGATCGGGCTCCCCTCGACCGGCCTGCACACCAACGGCTATTCGCTGGCCCGCAAGGTGTTCGAGGGGCGAATGAACGAGAAATTCGCCGGGCTTGAAGGCACCGTCGGCGAGGAGCTGCTCAAGGTGCATCGCTCCTATCTGCCGGTCATCGAGCCGCTGCTTGGCACCGGCGACCTGCGCGGCATGTCGCATATCACCGGCGGTGGCCTTATGGGGAACACCATGCGCATCGTGCCGGAAGGCCTCGCCCTTTCGGTGGACTGGAATTCATGGCCTGAACCGCTGATTTTCGATCTGATCCGCCGCGAAGGATCGGTGCCTGAAGAGGATATGCGCCGCACCTTCAACCTCGGCCTCGGCCTGGTGATGATTGTCGCGAAGGATCGCGTCGATCACCTCATGGGCTACTTGAAGTCGAGAGAGGAAAATGCCTACATTATAGGTGAGGTCGTCAAGGCCTGA